The window TCCCGCCGTGGGAGATCACTGTGGCCGAAATGCTCGCGGACGTGGGATACGACACCGCGATCTTCGGCAAGTGGCATCTCGGTGATTCCCCCGGCCGTTATCCCACCGACCAGGGCTTCGACGAGTGGTGGGGCTTCCCGTTCTCGACCAATGTGGCCACCTACCGCGACCATGTCGGCTTCGATGCCGAGGCCGCGACGGTTCCGCACTTACTCGAGGGCCGGAAGGGTGAGGCCGTGAGCAAGGTCGAGCCGTACACGGTCGAGAACCGGCCCCTCATTGATGAGCGGATCGTCGAAAAGTCGGTCAGCTACATCCAGGAGCACGCCGGCGAGGAGGAACCGTTCTTCCTGTTCGTGTCCTGGTCGCTCGTCCACCATCCCTACCTCCCCCATCCGGATTTCGACGGCAAGTCCGGAAACGGTGCTTTCTCGGATGTGATGGTCGAGCATGACCACCGCGTCGGGCAGATCGTCGATGCGGTGGAAGCGGCCGGCATCGCCGAGAACACGATCGTGCTCTACCTGAGCGACAACGGGCCCGACGCGGCCTACTACCCCGTCGTTTCCAACTCGGGCGCGTATCGCGGATACCTGGGAAGCGCCTTCGAAGGCTCGGTCCGCACGCCGATGATGGCGCGATGGCCTGGACACATCGAGCCGGGCAGTGTCAGCAACGAGATCGTCGCATTGATCGATCTGTTTCCGACGCTAGCGAAGCTCGCCGGGGGCGAGGTGCCCGACGACCGGGCCTTCGACGGGATCGATCAGAGCCCGCTACTGCTGGGCGAAACGGAGAAGTCCGCGAGGGAGAGTG is drawn from bacterium and contains these coding sequences:
- a CDS encoding arylsulfatase, with amino-acid sequence MREVLIPSFRHGRGRAGLMLLLGGVAWLAIAGVALADERPPNIVLMLSDNLGFGEIGIYGGGVLRGAPTPRLDQLAAEGLRLTNFNVEVECTPSRSALMTGRMPVRSGTWRAGTPGLPGGLPPWEITVAEMLADVGYDTAIFGKWHLGDSPGRYPTDQGFDEWWGFPFSTNVATYRDHVGFDAEAATVPHLLEGRKGEAVSKVEPYTVENRPLIDERIVEKSVSYIQEHAGEEEPFFLFVSWSLVHHPYLPHPDFDGKSGNGAFSDVMVEHDHRVGQIVDAVEAAGIAENTIVLYLSDNGPDAAYYPVVSNSGAYRGYLGSAFEGSVRTPMMARWPGHIEPGSVSNEIVALIDLFPTLAKLAGGEVPDDRAFDGIDQSPLLLGETEKSARESVLFFSGRTLLAAKWRRFKIFMAGDDPAPRDRSWRRLWAPRVFNVEQDPREEVDIGTSSLWILEPLMKKVYPFLFSVAQEGLILPGGDEPEAATVEIPFQSQAEIDKSMKAIRWKIMKQKAKELLPFGKE